A window of Leclercia adecarboxylata contains these coding sequences:
- a CDS encoding YhgN family NAAT transporter gives MSEIISAAVLLILIMDPLGNLPIFMSVLKHTEPKRRRAIMIRELLIALLVMFIFLFAGEKILAFLNLRAETVSISGGIILFLIAIKMIFPSSEGSSSGLPAGEEPFIVPLAIPLVAGPTILATLMLLSHQYPNQMSHLVIALLIAWGGTFIILLQSSLFLRLLGEKGVNALERLMGLILVMMATQMFLDGIRAWMKG, from the coding sequence ATGAGCGAAATCATTTCCGCAGCTGTTTTATTGATCCTAATTATGGATCCACTCGGAAACCTGCCAATTTTCATGTCGGTGCTGAAGCACACCGAGCCGAAGCGTCGTCGGGCCATCATGATCCGCGAGCTGCTCATCGCCCTGCTGGTGATGTTTATCTTCCTGTTTGCCGGCGAGAAAATCCTCGCGTTCCTGAATTTACGCGCTGAAACGGTTTCCATTTCCGGCGGGATTATTCTGTTCCTGATCGCCATCAAAATGATTTTCCCGAGCAGCGAAGGCAGCAGCAGCGGCCTGCCAGCGGGCGAAGAGCCGTTTATTGTGCCGCTGGCGATTCCGCTGGTCGCCGGGCCGACCATTCTGGCGACGCTGATGCTGCTGTCGCATCAGTATCCAAACCAGATGAGCCATCTGGTGATTGCCCTGTTGATAGCCTGGGGCGGGACCTTCATCATCCTGCTGCAGTCGTCGCTGTTTTTGCGCCTGCTGGGCGAGAAAGGGGTTAATGCGCTGGAACGGCTGATGGGGTTGATCCTGGTGATGATGGCGACGCAGATGTTTCTGGACGGGATTCGGGCGTGGATGAAGGGATAG